One segment of Streptosporangium brasiliense DNA contains the following:
- a CDS encoding pyrimidine reductase family protein: MRLIHPMTSGDVDLARVYAYPDGRCVRVNMVASADGGTWLEGLSGGLSGKGDRRVFGVLRGLADVIVAGAATVRAEGYGPARPRESWRPLREGRPAAPPVAVVTRRLDLDLTGPLFAEAGPDSRTIVITCDAAPRDRREEAARHAEVIVAGHDRVDLAAAVGELGERGLGRVLCEGGAKINAQLAAAGLVDELCLTLSPMLIGGDASRVLDGPASLTRLHLAHVLEEDGFLFTRYIRSPGEPVR; this comes from the coding sequence ATGCGTCTCATCCATCCCATGACCTCCGGCGACGTCGACCTCGCCCGGGTTTACGCCTATCCGGACGGCCGGTGCGTCCGCGTCAACATGGTGGCCAGCGCCGACGGCGGGACCTGGCTGGAGGGGCTGTCCGGCGGGCTGTCGGGCAAGGGCGACCGGCGGGTCTTCGGGGTGCTGCGCGGGCTGGCCGACGTCATCGTGGCGGGGGCGGCGACCGTGCGGGCCGAGGGGTACGGCCCGGCCCGGCCGAGGGAATCGTGGCGCCCGCTGCGCGAGGGCCGTCCGGCCGCCCCTCCGGTGGCCGTGGTGACCCGGCGCCTCGACCTGGATCTGACGGGCCCGCTGTTCGCCGAGGCCGGGCCGGACTCCCGGACGATCGTCATCACCTGCGACGCCGCCCCCAGGGACCGGCGCGAGGAGGCCGCCCGGCACGCCGAGGTCATCGTGGCCGGTCACGACCGGGTGGATCTGGCGGCGGCGGTCGGGGAGCTCGGCGAGCGCGGCCTGGGGCGGGTGCTGTGCGAGGGCGGAGCGAAGATCAACGCCCAGCTCGCCGCGGCCGGCCTGGTCGACGAGCTCTGCCTCACGCTGAGCCCGATGCTGATCGGCGGGGACGCCTCCCGGGTCCTCGACGGCCCGGCCTCGCTCACCCGGCTCCACCTGGCCCACGTGCTGGAGGAGGACGGTTTCCTGTTCACCAGATATATTCGGAGCCCTGGTGAACCGGTGAGGTGA
- the glgX gene encoding glycogen debranching protein GlgX, with product MREVWPGEPYPLGGTWDGVGTNFSVFSEVAERVELCLFGDDGREERIDLPEVDGFVWHGYFPGVMPGQRYGYRVHGPDEPSQGHRCNPAKLLLDPYAKAVEGDLSWNEALFSYPFTDPAGHNDTDSAPFMPKNVVVNPFFEWGDDRLPRTPYHQTVIYEAHVRGLTMRHPAVPEEQRGTYAALGHPAVIEHLLSLGVTAVELMPVHQFVPEHAMVARGLTNYWGYNTIAYLAPHNAYSSSGQRGEQVLEFKAMVRALHEAGIEVILDVVYNHTAEGDHMGPTLGFRGIDNTAYYRLHDGDRRYYLDYTGCGNSLNVRSPHALQLIMDSLRYWVMEMHVDGFRFDLAAALARELHDVDRLSAFFDLIQQDPVISQVKLIAEPWDVGPGGYQVGNFPPLWTEWNGKYRDSVRDFWRGNGSALPEFASRLTGSADLYATSGRRPVASINFVTCHDGFTLTDLVSYDRKHNEANEENNRDGTDDNRSWNCGAEGPVEDPEIVRLRHRQRRNYLATLFISQGVPMVLAGDEFGRTQGGNNNAYCQDNEISWVDWSLVEGEEDLLDFVRGLSGLRRAHPVFQRRRFFHGRKAEDGTRDIVWLTPAGEEMSASDWHTGYAKSLTVFLNGDAITEPGPRGEPILDDSFLLLINGHHEDMDFTVPDAKYGTEWRTVLDTADDRPVDGRSAERVWPPEAVVPVTSRSMQILRCPRT from the coding sequence ATGCGCGAAGTCTGGCCTGGAGAGCCGTATCCACTCGGTGGCACCTGGGATGGCGTGGGCACCAACTTTTCGGTGTTCTCCGAGGTGGCCGAGCGGGTCGAGCTGTGCCTTTTCGGAGACGACGGCCGCGAGGAACGCATCGACCTGCCAGAGGTGGATGGATTCGTCTGGCACGGCTACTTCCCGGGGGTCATGCCGGGACAGCGGTACGGCTACCGCGTCCACGGCCCCGACGAGCCCTCCCAGGGGCACCGGTGCAACCCCGCCAAGTTGCTGCTGGACCCCTACGCCAAGGCCGTCGAAGGCGACCTGTCGTGGAACGAGGCGCTGTTCTCCTACCCGTTCACCGACCCGGCCGGCCACAACGACACCGACAGCGCGCCCTTCATGCCGAAGAACGTGGTGGTCAACCCGTTCTTCGAATGGGGTGACGACCGGCTGCCCCGCACGCCGTACCACCAGACCGTCATCTACGAGGCGCACGTGCGCGGGCTCACCATGCGCCATCCGGCGGTCCCCGAGGAGCAGCGCGGCACCTACGCGGCCCTGGGGCATCCGGCGGTCATCGAGCACCTGCTGAGCCTGGGCGTCACCGCGGTCGAGCTGATGCCGGTGCACCAGTTCGTGCCCGAGCACGCGATGGTCGCCCGGGGGCTGACGAACTACTGGGGCTACAACACGATCGCCTACCTGGCCCCGCACAACGCCTACTCCAGCTCGGGGCAGCGTGGCGAGCAGGTGCTGGAGTTCAAGGCGATGGTGCGGGCGCTGCACGAGGCCGGGATCGAGGTCATCCTCGACGTGGTCTACAACCACACCGCCGAGGGCGACCACATGGGGCCCACGCTGGGCTTCCGGGGCATCGACAACACGGCCTACTACCGGCTGCACGACGGCGACCGGCGTTACTACCTCGACTACACCGGCTGCGGCAACTCCCTCAACGTCCGCTCCCCCCACGCGCTGCAGCTCATCATGGACTCGCTGCGCTACTGGGTCATGGAGATGCACGTGGACGGGTTCCGGTTCGACCTGGCCGCCGCCCTCGCCCGCGAGCTGCACGACGTCGACCGGCTGAGCGCGTTCTTCGACCTGATCCAGCAGGACCCGGTGATCTCCCAGGTGAAGCTGATCGCCGAACCGTGGGACGTCGGCCCCGGCGGCTACCAGGTCGGCAACTTCCCGCCCCTGTGGACGGAGTGGAACGGCAAATACCGTGACAGCGTGCGTGACTTCTGGCGGGGGAACGGCTCCGCGCTGCCCGAGTTCGCCTCCCGGCTGACCGGGTCCGCCGACCTCTACGCCACCTCCGGCCGCCGCCCGGTGGCCTCCATCAACTTCGTCACCTGCCACGACGGCTTCACCCTGACCGACCTGGTCTCCTACGACCGCAAGCACAACGAGGCCAACGAGGAGAACAACCGCGACGGCACCGACGACAACCGGTCGTGGAACTGCGGCGCCGAGGGCCCGGTGGAGGATCCGGAGATCGTGCGCCTGCGCCACCGCCAGCGCCGCAACTACCTGGCCACCCTCTTCATCTCGCAGGGCGTGCCGATGGTGCTGGCGGGCGACGAGTTCGGCCGGACCCAGGGCGGCAACAACAACGCCTACTGCCAGGACAACGAGATCTCCTGGGTCGACTGGTCGCTGGTCGAGGGGGAGGAGGACCTGCTGGACTTCGTCAGGGGCCTGTCCGGGCTGCGCCGCGCGCACCCGGTCTTCCAGCGGCGCAGGTTCTTCCACGGCCGCAAGGCCGAGGACGGCACCCGCGACATCGTCTGGCTCACCCCGGCCGGTGAGGAGATGTCGGCCTCCGACTGGCACACCGGTTACGCCAAGTCCCTGACCGTCTTCCTCAACGGCGACGCCATCACCGAGCCGGGCCCGCGCGGCGAGCCGATCCTGGACGACTCGTTCCTGCTGCTGATCAACGGTCATCACGAGGACATGGACTTCACCGTCCCCGACGCCAAGTACGGGACGGAGTGGCGGACCGTGCTGGACACCGCCGACGACAGGCCGGTGGACGGGCGGTCGGCCGAGAGGGTCTGGCCGCCGGAGGCCGTGGTGCCGGTGACGTCGCGCTCCATGCAGATCCTGCGCTGCCCCAGGACCTAG
- a CDS encoding OsmC family protein, with amino-acid sequence MATTRTATTQWKGALLDGSGTVSLDSSGVGTFDVSWPSRAEQANGKTSPEELIAAAHSSCFSMALSHGLAQAGTPPQTVETKADVTFQPGEGITGIVISVRAQVPGLSAEEFQKAAETAKANCPVSKALAGTTITLDAELLS; translated from the coding sequence ATGGCGACGACACGTACCGCGACGACTCAGTGGAAGGGTGCGCTGCTCGACGGTTCGGGCACCGTCTCGCTCGACTCCTCCGGAGTGGGCACCTTCGACGTGTCCTGGCCCTCGCGGGCCGAGCAGGCCAACGGCAAGACCTCGCCGGAGGAGCTCATCGCGGCGGCGCACTCCTCCTGCTTCTCGATGGCCCTGTCCCACGGGCTGGCGCAGGCCGGCACCCCGCCGCAGACGGTGGAGACCAAGGCCGATGTGACCTTCCAGCCGGGCGAGGGCATCACCGGGATCGTCATCTCGGTCCGCGCCCAGGTCCCCGGCCTGTCGGCCGAGGAGTTCCAGAAGGCGGCCGAGACGGCCAAGGCCAACTGCCCGGTGAGCAAGGCCCTGGCGGGCACGACGATCACCCTCGACGCCGAGCTGCTGAGCTGA
- a CDS encoding RNA polymerase sigma factor: MSEDDEEKWFDWMFRTFYEPVWAYAARRVGLAVADDIASCTFHTAWRKRHRIPRDDDRAVVAWLYRVAWGHVRNATRGECRRQRLAGLLRQLPPDPPGGGSRDEEVRGAMETAMARLRPKDGEVLRLHYWEDLAVEEIGRILGLTPNAVRVRLCRARLRLAESLRGMHLECGEGER; this comes from the coding sequence GTGTCGGAGGACGACGAGGAGAAATGGTTCGATTGGATGTTCCGCACCTTCTATGAGCCCGTGTGGGCGTACGCGGCGCGCCGGGTCGGCCTCGCGGTGGCCGACGACATCGCCTCCTGCACCTTTCACACCGCCTGGCGCAAGAGGCACCGGATCCCCCGGGACGACGACCGGGCCGTCGTCGCCTGGCTGTACCGCGTGGCCTGGGGGCACGTCAGGAACGCCACCCGCGGTGAGTGCCGCAGGCAGCGGCTGGCGGGGCTGCTGCGGCAGCTGCCGCCCGACCCGCCCGGGGGCGGCTCCCGTGACGAGGAGGTCCGCGGCGCGATGGAGACGGCCATGGCGCGGCTGCGCCCCAAGGACGGCGAGGTCCTGCGCCTGCACTACTGGGAGGACCTCGCCGTCGAGGAGATCGGCCGGATCCTCGGCCTGACGCCCAACGCGGTCCGCGTACGGCTGTGCCGGGCCCGCCTGCGGCTGGCCGAGTCCCTGCGCGGGATGCACCTGGAGTGCGGGGAGGGGGAGCGGTGA